A DNA window from Paenibacillus sp. HWE-109 contains the following coding sequences:
- the aspA gene encoding aspartate ammonia-lyase — MTYRVEKDFLGEKQVPAQAYYGIQTMRAVENFPITGVKIHAELITALAEVKRAAALANMDTHMLPKKIGEQLVKAAEEVRQGQLVEEFIVDSIQGGAGTSINMNMNEVLSNRALELMGEAKGNYFQCNPNNHVNMSQSTNDVIPTAIKIAAYRLSEQLTEALTSLQSAFARKEVEFDDVIKMGRTHLQDAVPIRLGQEFGAYARVLQRDINRIRQASQGLLTVNMGATAVGTGLNAKPEYVERVMFHLKDEVGIPIVLSEHLVDGTQNMDAYTELSASLKVCAVNLSKICNDIRLMASGPRAGLGELKLPPRQPGSSIMPGKVNPVMPEVVNQVAFQVIGNDHTICLACEAGQFELNVMGPVLAFNLLQSLKILRNAADVFERFAIEGLEADRERCANYVEQSFGIVTALNPHLGYEVAAQLVKEAVRTGMTLKELILERGLLTQEEIEEILNPIQMTTPGIAGERLLQLTD, encoded by the coding sequence ATGACCTATCGTGTTGAGAAAGACTTTTTAGGTGAGAAACAAGTTCCAGCTCAAGCGTACTATGGGATTCAAACGATGAGAGCTGTAGAAAATTTTCCGATTACGGGCGTCAAAATTCATGCTGAGTTGATTACGGCTCTTGCTGAAGTGAAGAGGGCAGCTGCGCTTGCGAATATGGACACCCATATGCTTCCTAAGAAAATTGGAGAGCAGTTGGTGAAAGCCGCTGAAGAAGTGCGGCAGGGCCAGTTGGTGGAAGAGTTTATTGTAGACTCTATCCAAGGGGGTGCCGGTACTTCGATCAATATGAACATGAATGAAGTGCTCTCCAATCGGGCGTTGGAGCTTATGGGCGAGGCGAAAGGGAACTATTTTCAATGCAATCCGAACAACCATGTGAATATGTCCCAATCAACGAATGATGTCATTCCCACTGCGATCAAAATTGCCGCTTACCGATTATCTGAACAATTAACAGAAGCCTTAACTTCTTTGCAGAGTGCTTTTGCCCGGAAGGAAGTTGAGTTCGATGATGTGATAAAAATGGGACGAACCCACTTGCAAGATGCGGTTCCGATTCGATTAGGTCAAGAATTCGGCGCCTATGCCCGTGTGCTGCAGCGTGATATTAACCGGATCCGTCAGGCCTCCCAAGGGCTGCTAACTGTCAATATGGGAGCAACGGCCGTGGGTACGGGGCTAAACGCCAAACCGGAATATGTCGAACGGGTTATGTTTCATTTGAAAGACGAAGTGGGCATCCCGATTGTGTTATCTGAGCATTTGGTGGATGGCACGCAAAATATGGATGCCTATACAGAGCTTTCTGCTTCTTTGAAGGTTTGTGCCGTTAATCTTTCCAAAATATGCAACGATATTCGCTTAATGGCTTCCGGGCCACGTGCCGGACTAGGGGAGTTGAAGCTGCCGCCAAGACAGCCAGGATCTTCGATTATGCCGGGGAAAGTGAATCCGGTTATGCCAGAGGTTGTGAATCAGGTGGCGTTCCAGGTCATTGGAAACGATCATACGATTTGTTTGGCCTGTGAAGCTGGGCAGTTCGAGCTCAATGTCATGGGTCCTGTACTGGCCTTTAATCTGCTGCAATCTCTTAAAATACTGCGCAACGCAGCAGATGTGTTCGAACGCTTCGCCATCGAAGGCTTGGAAGCCGATCGTGAACGCTGTGCGAACTATGTGGAACAGAGCTTCGGTATTGTAACGGCCCTGAACCCGCATCTGGGCTACGAAGTCGCCGCGCAATTAGTGAAAGAAGCCGTACGTACCGGAATGACGCTCAAAGAACTGATCCTGGAGCGCGGGCTCCTCACCCAAGAGGAGATCGAAGAGATCCTCAATCCGATTCAAATGACGACGCCAGGCATAGCCGGCGAGAGACTATTGCAGCTTACGGACTAA
- a CDS encoding ornithine--oxo-acid transaminase, with protein sequence MDTRSSRIIEQTEKYGAHNYHPLPIVIAKAQGVWVEDPENNRYMDMLSAYSALNQGHRHPHILQALHEQAEKVTLTSRAFHSETLGTFYEKLALYTDKPMILPMNTGAEAVETAIKAVRRWGYDVKGIADDQAEIIVCDGNFHGRTVTITSFSSSPEYQRGFGPFTPGFRIIPYGDAEALREAIGPNTAGFLVEPIQGEAGIVIPQAGYLRACYELCQANNVLFVADEIQTGFGRTGRRFACDWEGVTPHLYVMGKALGGGVFPISAVAGDREVLELFEPGSHGSTFGGNPLGCAVAVAALEVIEDERLAERSDELGTYFLQRLKEIQSPVIAEVRGRGLFIGIDLTVPARPYCEKLLAKGLLCKETHAHIIRLAPPLTITRDELDWAWQQVSDVLLSS encoded by the coding sequence ATGGATACGCGTAGCTCTAGGATCATTGAACAAACAGAAAAATACGGTGCGCACAATTACCACCCGCTGCCGATTGTCATTGCCAAAGCTCAGGGCGTGTGGGTTGAAGATCCGGAAAACAATCGGTACATGGATATGCTAAGTGCATACTCCGCCTTGAATCAAGGACATCGACATCCCCATATTCTCCAAGCGCTGCATGAACAAGCCGAGAAGGTCACGTTGACCTCGCGCGCCTTCCACAGTGAAACACTTGGCACCTTCTATGAAAAATTGGCTTTATATACGGATAAACCGATGATTTTACCGATGAACACCGGTGCAGAAGCGGTCGAAACCGCCATTAAAGCGGTGCGTCGTTGGGGATACGATGTGAAGGGCATCGCGGACGACCAAGCCGAAATTATCGTCTGTGACGGTAATTTCCACGGCCGCACCGTCACGATCACATCGTTCTCCTCCTCGCCGGAGTACCAGCGCGGATTCGGGCCTTTCACGCCTGGCTTCCGCATCATCCCCTATGGGGATGCCGAGGCGCTCCGTGAGGCCATCGGGCCGAACACGGCGGGTTTTCTCGTTGAGCCGATCCAGGGCGAGGCTGGCATTGTTATCCCGCAGGCAGGGTACCTGCGGGCTTGTTATGAGCTATGTCAGGCGAATAATGTCTTGTTCGTAGCGGACGAAATCCAAACTGGATTCGGCCGCACGGGCCGCCGCTTTGCCTGTGACTGGGAGGGGGTCACCCCCCACCTGTATGTCATGGGCAAAGCGCTCGGCGGCGGTGTATTCCCGATCTCCGCCGTAGCGGGGGATCGGGAGGTTCTTGAACTGTTCGAGCCTGGCTCCCACGGCTCGACGTTCGGGGGCAATCCGCTCGGCTGCGCAGTCGCGGTCGCGGCCCTTGAGGTTATAGAAGACGAACGGCTCGCAGAGCGTTCGGATGAACTGGGCACGTATTTCCTCCAGCGGCTGAAGGAAATTCAGTCCCCCGTCATCGCGGAAGTGCGGGGCCGCGGCCTGTTCATTGGGATTGACCTTACGGTTCCCGCGCGTCCCTATTGCGAGAAGTTATTAGCTAAAGGACTGCTATGCAAGGAAACGCATGCGCATATTATTCGTTTGGCTCCTCCGCTGACGATCACTAGGGATGAACTGGATTGGGCTTGGCAGCAAGTTTCCGATGTTCTTCTTTCCTCCTAG
- the tnpC gene encoding IS66 family transposase: MKMSLEEIKQISHSSPDQIEKVITKLLERITELENRVAELERQLGLNSKNSSKPPSSDGFRKPANSRIAGGKKGAPLGHEGHTLSMVDDPDAILDFCLTTCPACHAPMDQENCIGYDRRQQIDLPEPRIQTTEFRAHTSCCPQCSGVHQAAFPSHVSASVQYGAGVTGWIVYVSAYHMIPLKRVSEMFADLTGHSLSEATVIAHLKKSHKQLGPYEEQIRQNLLNADVLHADETGIHVDGKQRWLHTLSNVDWTFQAVHENRGTLAFDAIGLLPAYSGILVHDCNGPYFKEKYTFQHALCNAHLLRECQGIADYDHHQWAVQMKRLLQVAWRLTLAARKVLCCLAPSTVKWLENWYDDILQQGELEWNQGRTKAKTGPQGRQSKSKSANLGERFRRHKEPILRFIQDVRVPFDNNVAERDLRMAKVKAKVSGLFRTWDGAHQFARARGFISTLRKQNLPVLSTLIVTFRGEFRFPRLEEGK; this comes from the coding sequence ATGAAAATGAGCCTCGAAGAAATCAAACAAATTAGCCACAGTAGTCCAGATCAAATCGAGAAGGTCATTACGAAACTGCTAGAACGGATCACTGAACTGGAAAACAGAGTAGCCGAGTTGGAGCGCCAGCTAGGGCTTAACAGCAAGAATAGTAGCAAGCCGCCTTCAAGTGACGGGTTTCGTAAGCCCGCAAACTCCCGCATCGCTGGTGGCAAAAAGGGAGCACCCCTAGGTCATGAAGGACACACACTTAGTATGGTGGATGATCCGGATGCCATCCTCGACTTTTGCCTAACTACCTGCCCTGCGTGTCATGCTCCAATGGACCAGGAGAACTGTATAGGCTACGACCGGCGTCAGCAGATCGATCTGCCTGAACCACGCATCCAGACAACCGAGTTTCGCGCTCATACGAGCTGCTGCCCGCAGTGTAGCGGGGTTCATCAGGCTGCTTTTCCGTCGCATGTCAGCGCCTCTGTCCAATATGGAGCTGGTGTTACGGGCTGGATCGTGTATGTGAGTGCGTACCATATGATTCCACTGAAAAGGGTGAGCGAGATGTTTGCGGACCTGACCGGGCATTCGCTGAGCGAGGCTACGGTCATCGCCCATTTGAAGAAATCGCACAAGCAGCTAGGTCCCTATGAGGAACAAATTCGCCAAAACCTGCTGAATGCCGATGTTTTGCACGCTGATGAAACCGGCATTCACGTCGATGGCAAACAGCGATGGCTGCACACCCTCTCTAATGTGGACTGGACGTTCCAGGCGGTTCACGAAAACCGGGGCACCCTCGCTTTTGATGCCATCGGTCTGCTGCCGGCTTACTCGGGCATTCTAGTGCATGACTGCAACGGGCCGTATTTTAAAGAAAAATACACGTTCCAGCATGCCTTATGCAATGCGCACTTACTGCGGGAATGCCAAGGAATCGCCGATTATGATCATCACCAGTGGGCCGTGCAGATGAAACGCTTGCTACAAGTAGCCTGGCGTCTCACGCTAGCCGCCCGTAAAGTCTTGTGCTGCTTAGCTCCGAGTACGGTTAAATGGCTAGAGAATTGGTACGATGACATCCTGCAGCAGGGCGAGCTGGAATGGAATCAAGGGCGTACCAAAGCCAAAACCGGACCGCAAGGCAGGCAAAGCAAAAGTAAATCGGCCAATCTGGGTGAACGTTTCCGTCGTCACAAGGAACCGATTCTCCGGTTTATTCAAGATGTCCGTGTTCCTTTTGACAACAATGTCGCCGAACGAGACTTGCGGATGGCCAAGGTCAAAGCCAAAGTCTCCGGCTTATTCCGTACCTGGGACGGGGCTCATCAGTTCGCCCGCGCGCGCGGCTTCATTTCAACCCTTCGTAAACAAAATTTACCTGTACTCTCGACGCTTATTGTTACTTTTCGTGGGGAGTTTCGTTTTCCGCGTTTGGAAGAAGGTAAGTAG
- a CDS encoding carbohydrate-binding family 9-like protein yields the protein MRYECNYVEVLNDGPIDWAQMPANLLCEVVTGAAPRLETFFRACWSEEAIHIRFECEDDHIVATMEQRDDPIYLEDVVEVFIDTVGTGKVYYEFEVSPRNVLFDAIIHNDLEGGKEIDISWDAPDWRTDVTQRADGWRVYDLMIPFADLDHAAPRPGAEWRWNLYRIDDDKEGNRHYWAWSPTQAVNFHVPQSFGTLVFVRA from the coding sequence ATGAGATATGAATGCAATTATGTAGAGGTGCTTAATGACGGGCCAATCGACTGGGCTCAGATGCCTGCCAATCTGTTATGTGAAGTTGTAACTGGTGCGGCACCGCGATTGGAAACATTTTTTCGTGCTTGCTGGAGCGAGGAGGCCATCCATATTCGTTTCGAATGTGAGGATGATCACATTGTGGCGACCATGGAGCAGCGGGACGATCCGATTTATTTGGAAGATGTGGTTGAAGTATTTATCGATACCGTAGGTACTGGCAAGGTTTATTATGAGTTCGAGGTAAGTCCTCGGAACGTCCTCTTTGATGCGATCATTCACAACGATCTGGAAGGTGGAAAAGAGATCGATATTTCGTGGGATGCGCCAGACTGGCGAACAGATGTAACGCAGCGAGCGGATGGTTGGCGGGTATATGATCTGATGATTCCTTTTGCAGATTTGGATCATGCCGCTCCTCGCCCAGGCGCGGAATGGCGCTGGAATCTGTACCGCATTGACGACGATAAAGAAGGAAATCGCCACTATTGGGCCTGGTCGCCAACCCAAGCAGTCAATTTCCATGTTCCGCAGAGTTTTGGGACGCTGGTTTTCGTGCGAGCTTAG